A single window of Jiangella alkaliphila DNA harbors:
- a CDS encoding carbohydrate ABC transporter permease codes for MAPAAIGILGVIGYPLVQTVWISLHEGRGLRTGAWVGFDNYVEMFTDPGAQAAFLRTIMLTAVTVVGSMVGALIIALVLNSNLPGMKLLTILVILPWAMPRVSAAILWKWAFDSQYGVVNWVLSKLGLDMFDGFGWFSSGPTALIVVSIAIIWAKIPFLAIALLAALKAVPEDVNEAAKLDGASPFQILTRIKIPIMRPVIMVLFVLATIQAFQAFDHIFVMTVPPGGPNHSTEILSLLTYLEAFAFLDGGMGSALAMLSFSVLAVVTFLYVRMQREETV; via the coding sequence ATGGCACCCGCAGCCATCGGCATCTTGGGAGTGATCGGGTACCCGCTGGTCCAGACCGTCTGGATATCGCTGCATGAGGGCAGAGGACTGCGAACGGGCGCCTGGGTCGGCTTCGACAACTACGTCGAGATGTTCACTGACCCAGGCGCGCAAGCGGCCTTCCTTCGTACGATCATGCTCACGGCCGTGACGGTCGTCGGGTCGATGGTGGGCGCCTTGATCATCGCGCTCGTCCTGAACTCGAACCTGCCCGGCATGAAGCTCTTGACGATCCTGGTGATCTTGCCTTGGGCGATGCCCAGGGTCTCAGCTGCCATCCTGTGGAAGTGGGCTTTCGACAGCCAGTACGGCGTGGTCAACTGGGTGCTCAGCAAGCTCGGACTCGACATGTTCGACGGGTTCGGCTGGTTCAGCTCCGGGCCGACCGCCCTGATCGTGGTGTCGATCGCCATTATCTGGGCGAAGATCCCGTTCCTCGCCATCGCGTTGCTGGCCGCTCTCAAGGCTGTGCCCGAGGACGTCAACGAGGCTGCGAAGCTCGACGGCGCGTCGCCGTTCCAGATCCTGACCCGAATCAAGATCCCGATCATGCGGCCGGTGATCATGGTCTTGTTCGTCTTGGCCACCATCCAGGCGTTCCAGGCGTTCGACCACATCTTCGTCATGACGGTTCCCCCGGGCGGGCCCAACCACTCGACTGAGATCTTGTCGCTGCTGACCTACCTCGAGGCATTCGCCTTCCTGGACGGCGGGATGGGCTCGGCGCTGGCCATGCTCTCGTTCTCGGTACTGGCCGTGGTCACTTTCCTCTATGTGCGAATGCAGCGAGAGGAGACCGTATGA
- a CDS encoding extracellular solute-binding protein, with translation MALAGCGADDDAGTQERELSVWFNDPGTELQGEINDVMSSFEDANPGMSVNLRFVGGADTHQQYVTAVAGGEPPCVAQLGNTWTPEFAQMGALAEVDLSEDEAREQFVGSMVDSATLDGAVYGYPYNVANRAFVYRTDLLDASGLEVPETWEDVKAAAITLSEDNADEGIAGFGVIGGEIWYYLPLVWNWGGEIAVQDGDSWEATMDSPEAKEAFEFYGSLLRDDNVAPAESASWVGADAVQSLSLGKIAMGVFASFQVKSVIAQAPELEEHLAVAELPMGPGGNNDTFAGGSNLVIFEDCEYKEEATELLHHMVEPENVVGYTSSIGMLPASLEGMEAEQTTGSFSTELLSPFVDQARHTRYVPADPAWGEIEGSGAIINAMQAIMGGQLDADTAMDDLNAEMNSIFDE, from the coding sequence GTGGCATTGGCCGGTTGCGGTGCGGACGACGACGCTGGAACACAGGAACGGGAGCTCAGCGTATGGTTCAACGATCCGGGCACCGAGTTGCAGGGTGAGATCAACGATGTGATGTCGAGCTTCGAGGATGCCAACCCGGGCATGAGCGTCAACCTGAGGTTCGTCGGCGGCGCTGACACTCACCAGCAGTATGTCACCGCGGTCGCCGGGGGTGAGCCCCCATGCGTGGCTCAGCTGGGCAACACCTGGACGCCGGAATTCGCTCAGATGGGTGCCCTGGCGGAGGTGGACCTCAGCGAAGACGAGGCGCGAGAGCAGTTCGTCGGCTCCATGGTGGACAGCGCGACGCTTGACGGCGCGGTCTACGGCTATCCGTACAACGTGGCCAACCGCGCGTTCGTCTACCGCACGGACCTGCTGGATGCCAGCGGCCTCGAGGTTCCGGAGACCTGGGAGGACGTGAAGGCGGCCGCGATCACGCTGTCCGAGGACAACGCGGATGAAGGCATCGCCGGGTTCGGCGTCATCGGCGGCGAGATCTGGTACTACCTCCCGCTGGTGTGGAACTGGGGCGGCGAGATCGCGGTCCAGGACGGCGATTCCTGGGAAGCGACGATGGACAGCCCGGAGGCCAAGGAGGCATTCGAGTTCTACGGGAGCCTGCTCCGGGACGACAACGTCGCGCCGGCCGAGTCGGCCAGTTGGGTGGGCGCGGACGCGGTCCAGAGCCTGAGCCTCGGCAAGATCGCCATGGGTGTCTTCGCCAGTTTCCAGGTCAAATCTGTCATCGCCCAGGCGCCTGAGCTCGAGGAGCACTTGGCCGTGGCTGAGCTTCCCATGGGACCTGGCGGCAACAACGACACGTTCGCCGGTGGAAGCAACCTGGTGATCTTCGAGGACTGCGAGTACAAGGAGGAGGCCACCGAGCTCCTGCACCACATGGTGGAGCCGGAGAACGTCGTGGGGTACACGTCGAGCATCGGCATGCTGCCGGCCTCTCTGGAGGGCATGGAGGCGGAACAGACGACGGGTTCCTTCTCGACCGAATTGCTCAGCCCGTTCGTCGATCAGGCCAGGCACACGCGTTACGTGCCGGCGGATCCGGCATGGGGCGAGATCGAGGGCAGCGGAGCCATCATCAACGCGATGCAGGCCATCATGGGCGGCCAGCTCGATGCGGACACCGCGATGGACGATCTCAACGCCGAGATGAACTCGATCTTCGACGAGTGA
- a CDS encoding carbohydrate ABC transporter permease produces the protein MTATSPLTHLPYRARVARRGRRVLLGAFAILIGLFSVFPFYWMILTSLKPETEIFTVTPQFWTSNPTLERYETLLRGAIGEQFLNSFIIAIGATFLATFCGMLAAYALSRFHVPAKTTITVALLVVQLLPAIVVVIPLYAVYREIGLLNTYSGVIIAHTALALALAVWLIRGFLAGIPISLDEAAMVDGANRAQILYHIIVPLALPGIAVSAIYAFITSWNELLLAMTFLQDESMKTLPGALQQFSSQYGTDWGGIMTASTIFAIPVMIFFIIVRRYIASGATVGAIKG, from the coding sequence ATGACCGCGACGTCGCCGTTGACCCACCTGCCCTACCGGGCGAGAGTCGCGCGCCGGGGTCGTCGGGTGCTGCTCGGTGCCTTCGCCATCCTCATCGGGCTGTTCAGTGTCTTCCCGTTCTATTGGATGATCCTGACCTCGCTCAAGCCGGAGACCGAGATCTTCACGGTCACCCCGCAATTCTGGACATCGAACCCGACTCTGGAGCGCTATGAGACGTTGTTGAGGGGCGCGATCGGTGAGCAGTTTCTGAACTCGTTCATCATCGCCATCGGTGCGACGTTCCTGGCCACCTTCTGCGGGATGTTGGCGGCCTATGCGCTGTCACGATTCCACGTTCCGGCCAAGACGACCATCACCGTCGCGCTCCTTGTGGTTCAGCTACTGCCGGCGATCGTGGTGGTGATCCCGCTGTACGCGGTGTATCGCGAGATCGGCCTGCTCAACACGTACTCGGGGGTGATCATCGCGCATACGGCGCTCGCCCTGGCGCTCGCCGTCTGGTTGATCCGGGGGTTTCTCGCCGGAATTCCCATCTCCCTGGACGAGGCGGCGATGGTGGACGGCGCCAATCGAGCGCAGATCCTTTACCACATCATCGTGCCCTTGGCGCTACCGGGGATCGCCGTCAGCGCGATCTACGCGTTCATCACCTCGTGGAACGAACTCCTGCTCGCCATGACCTTCCTGCAGGACGAGTCGATGAAGACCTTGCCGGGAGCCCTCCAGCAGTTCTCCAGCCAATACGGCACGGACTGGGGCGGGATCATGACCGCCAGTACGATTTTCGCGATCCCGGTGATGATCTTTTTCATCATCGTGCGCAGGTATATCGCTTCCGGCGCCACCGTCGGTGCGATCAAGGGATAG
- a CDS encoding Gfo/Idh/MocA family protein: protein MEPMKFAVLGAGNIAVQPNGVLPNLHHIADKAVVTAVADPVQRKAEEAAERFGIPKVFTSLDDMLDDGEFDAVVNLTPIPVHGETSLKILEAGKHLTTEKPVGVTIEEVDALEEAAAARNLTVVCAPPNMLYPTRREARRLLAANTVGQLCFVRHRSSGPGPGSIAWPSDPSWFYEKGSGPMFDIGVYSMHEMIGILNRPVQRVFGFFGITEATRTVPAGPYRGLTFPVTANDNNLVLLDFGDSLFGVIDGTYNVWAAKSPRMEVFGREGTLNMWHNLNVTGGKQLEVFRVDHAHGVRGWWDVEIGDLAFAQRHVDNLKRALIVEHLVDVVRGDRPNELTLDQARHALEIMLKAEEAGRTGQAIELTTTFEPAKFDPSIKEEALVHG, encoded by the coding sequence ATGGAGCCGATGAAGTTTGCTGTGCTGGGAGCCGGAAACATCGCGGTTCAGCCCAACGGCGTGCTGCCCAATCTCCATCACATCGCCGACAAGGCAGTGGTGACGGCCGTGGCGGATCCGGTCCAGCGGAAGGCCGAGGAAGCTGCGGAGCGCTTCGGCATTCCCAAGGTGTTCACGTCGCTCGACGACATGCTCGACGATGGCGAATTCGACGCCGTGGTGAATCTGACCCCCATTCCGGTCCACGGCGAGACGTCGTTGAAGATCTTGGAGGCGGGCAAGCACCTGACGACGGAGAAGCCGGTGGGCGTCACCATCGAGGAGGTCGACGCGCTCGAGGAGGCGGCCGCGGCGAGGAACCTCACGGTGGTCTGTGCGCCGCCGAACATGCTCTATCCGACCAGGCGGGAAGCTCGCCGGCTGCTGGCGGCCAACACCGTGGGCCAGCTGTGCTTCGTGCGGCACCGCAGCTCCGGGCCTGGCCCGGGCAGTATCGCCTGGCCGAGCGATCCGAGCTGGTTCTACGAGAAGGGCTCCGGCCCGATGTTCGACATCGGCGTGTACAGCATGCACGAGATGATCGGCATCCTGAACCGCCCGGTGCAGCGCGTGTTCGGTTTCTTCGGCATCACCGAGGCCACGCGTACCGTCCCGGCCGGGCCCTATCGCGGACTCACGTTTCCCGTGACGGCCAACGACAACAACCTGGTGCTCCTCGACTTCGGTGACTCGCTCTTCGGTGTCATCGACGGCACCTACAACGTGTGGGCCGCCAAGTCGCCTCGGATGGAGGTGTTCGGCCGCGAGGGGACCCTCAACATGTGGCACAACCTGAACGTGACCGGCGGCAAGCAGCTCGAGGTCTTCAGGGTCGATCACGCTCACGGCGTCCGTGGCTGGTGGGACGTGGAGATCGGTGACCTCGCCTTCGCGCAGCGCCACGTCGACAACCTGAAGCGTGCACTGATCGTCGAGCACCTGGTCGACGTGGTCCGAGGCGACCGGCCGAACGAGCTCACGCTGGACCAGGCCCGGCATGCACTGGAGATCATGCTCAAGGCCGAGGAGGCCGGCCGGACCGGTCAGGCGATCGAGCTCACCACCACGTTCGAACCGGCGAAGTTCGATCCCAGCATCAAGGAAGAAGCGCTCGTCCATGGCTGA
- a CDS encoding GlcG/HbpS family heme-binding protein produces the protein MSIDLDLARRVLEGAEREAARRSVALAVTVTDPAGAIVAAGRMDGANDVAFQLAHDKAFTAAAFGAPSHAWAEATAPGGADWGMAGSARGRILVLPGGVPLRLGGALIGALGVSGAAPVVDLACAEAGARVLEDN, from the coding sequence GTGAGTATCGACCTGGACCTGGCGCGCCGAGTGCTCGAGGGCGCTGAGCGCGAGGCCGCGCGGCGCTCAGTCGCTCTTGCGGTCACCGTCACCGATCCGGCCGGGGCGATCGTGGCGGCGGGCCGGATGGACGGCGCGAACGATGTCGCGTTCCAGTTGGCTCACGACAAGGCGTTCACGGCCGCGGCGTTCGGAGCGCCGTCACACGCCTGGGCGGAGGCAACGGCGCCAGGTGGCGCGGACTGGGGCATGGCCGGCAGCGCGAGAGGGCGGATCCTGGTTCTCCCCGGCGGGGTGCCGCTCCGGCTGGGCGGAGCACTCATCGGCGCGCTGGGCGTGAGTGGCGCCGCGCCCGTGGTCGATCTCGCATGTGCCGAGGCGGGTGCCCGTGTGCTCGAGGACAACTGA
- a CDS encoding SDR family NAD(P)-dependent oxidoreductase, producing MPTALIAGGATGIGRATARRLLEQGWDVHIADVAVELAEEGMAEVSAPGARSVAYCDLATADGPGRAVAEALLLTGRLDAVVVCAGMLVERELADFTIQDWDATMALNARAPFLLTQAAAPHLAESGAGRVVLTGSTAAFRGGGGSFAYAASKGALVALVRSLAVALGPEGVCVNCVCPGWIDTPFNDPYWSRVGGERASAERDLVARIPLGVLGQPGDVAGLICFLASADAGYITGQSFVVDGGLLAS from the coding sequence ATGCCAACGGCTCTCATCGCGGGAGGCGCCACCGGAATCGGGCGTGCCACCGCGCGACGCCTGCTCGAGCAGGGCTGGGACGTCCACATCGCCGATGTGGCGGTGGAGCTGGCGGAAGAGGGCATGGCGGAGGTCAGCGCCCCTGGAGCCCGATCGGTCGCCTATTGCGACCTCGCGACCGCGGACGGCCCGGGCCGGGCCGTGGCGGAAGCCCTGCTATTGACCGGCCGCCTGGACGCTGTGGTGGTCTGCGCCGGCATGCTGGTGGAGCGCGAGCTCGCCGACTTCACCATCCAGGATTGGGACGCGACCATGGCGCTGAACGCGCGCGCGCCGTTCCTGCTCACTCAGGCCGCGGCGCCGCACCTGGCCGAGTCCGGGGCGGGGCGGGTGGTGCTGACCGGCTCGACGGCGGCCTTTCGGGGTGGCGGCGGCTCGTTCGCCTACGCCGCGTCGAAGGGGGCACTCGTCGCCCTGGTCAGGTCGCTGGCCGTGGCGTTGGGGCCAGAGGGCGTGTGCGTCAACTGTGTATGCCCGGGGTGGATCGACACGCCATTCAACGATCCATACTGGTCGCGTGTCGGCGGTGAGCGCGCCTCCGCCGAGCGAGACCTGGTGGCGCGCATTCCCCTGGGCGTACTCGGGCAGCCTGGCGACGTGGCCGGGTTGATCTGCTTCCTCGCGTCCGCGGACGCGGGATACATCACCGGACAGTCATTCGTCGTGGACGGTGGCCTGCTTGCGTCATGA
- a CDS encoding C45 family autoproteolytic acyltransferase/hydolase, translating to MSMNPAPSTFPRLQASGPPLERGRSYGRLAQRQIHGSIQGYAAVFRHYQGWDWNQVQSRATVFMPIIEEFSPATAQEIVGIADGAGVEVADILALNTRSEIMFTSGDPANIPTECTSFCLTPEVTASKRLIAGQNWDWLLHARQTSVVLEVRREDGPDFITLVEAGLLAKVGLNQSGVGICTNTLISSHAEGRPAVPYHVLLRSVLDSDSGDDAAKRIIEASRANSANYLIVDDSGFCQDLETTPVAGGVERLGPSAGVITHANHFLKAELTARDVYVERKRHTLDRLRSIDRSLRTAGSHSLDTVKSALTDHSFEPNSVCQHPNMDLPEPERTCTVAGAILDVTERTMHVAAGNPCEADWRSYGLAR from the coding sequence ATGTCCATGAACCCCGCGCCCTCGACCTTCCCCAGGCTCCAGGCATCCGGGCCCCCGCTCGAGCGGGGGCGCTCTTATGGGCGCCTGGCCCAGCGCCAGATCCACGGCTCGATCCAGGGATACGCCGCGGTCTTCCGGCACTATCAAGGATGGGATTGGAACCAGGTCCAGAGCAGGGCGACGGTCTTCATGCCGATCATCGAGGAGTTCTCCCCCGCGACAGCACAGGAGATCGTCGGGATCGCCGACGGCGCCGGGGTCGAGGTCGCGGACATCCTCGCTCTGAACACCCGCAGCGAGATCATGTTCACGAGCGGGGATCCCGCGAACATCCCCACAGAGTGCACGTCGTTCTGCCTGACTCCCGAGGTCACCGCGAGCAAGCGGCTGATCGCCGGACAGAACTGGGACTGGCTCCTGCATGCTCGCCAGACGTCGGTCGTCCTGGAGGTACGCCGTGAGGACGGCCCCGACTTCATCACGCTTGTCGAGGCGGGTCTGCTCGCCAAGGTCGGCCTCAATCAGAGCGGCGTCGGCATCTGCACCAACACCTTGATCAGCAGCCATGCGGAAGGGAGACCTGCCGTCCCCTACCACGTCCTCCTGCGCTCGGTGCTCGACAGCGACTCAGGGGATGACGCGGCCAAGCGGATCATCGAGGCGTCCCGGGCGAACTCGGCCAACTATCTGATCGTCGACGACTCCGGGTTCTGCCAAGACCTCGAGACCACGCCCGTAGCCGGAGGCGTCGAGCGACTCGGTCCTTCTGCCGGCGTCATCACCCATGCCAATCACTTCCTCAAGGCGGAGCTGACCGCGCGCGATGTCTACGTCGAGAGGAAGCGTCACACCCTCGATCGACTGCGCTCCATCGACCGCAGTCTGCGAACGGCAGGATCGCACTCACTCGACACGGTCAAGTCCGCGCTGACCGATCACAGCTTCGAACCGAACAGCGTCTGCCAGCACCCCAACATGGACCTGCCGGAACCCGAGCGGACCTGCACCGTTGCCGGCGCGATTCTCGACGTGACCGAACGGACGATGCACGTGGCGGCCGGGAATCCGTGCGAGGCCGACTGGAGGAGCTACGGGCTCGCACGGTGA
- a CDS encoding IS1380 family transposase, producing MRLSHVWSKAMPRFDDENLVSCAGLVPVMALAEQAGLSELISSKVAVGSVRVKSAGVNPAGKITSIVAGMAAGADCIDDLDVVRSGGMGRLFGGVYAPATLGQFLREFTHGHALQLASVARAHLVGLVTTTGLLPGIGTRAFVDIDSLLRPVYGHAKQGASFGHTKIAGRQVLRKGLSPLATSISTEHGAPVVAGIRLRAGRAGSGKGAATMVAEAIRTARAAGAAGEILVRGDSAYGNSVVVGACVRAGARFSVALTKNRAVSRAIATIPADAWTPVHYPGAVVDPDTGQLISDAHVAEVPFTAFGSKAKKHQVTARLIVRRVRDRAKTDELFPVWRHHPFFTDNTEPTADADITHRAHAIIETVFADLIDGPLAHLPSGRFAANAAWATCAAMTHNLLRAAGTLTSPRHAVARGATLRRQIVTVPARLARPQRRRVLHLPTHWPWAQQWTRLWNHVLATGPPAAAA from the coding sequence GTGCGACTATCTCACGTCTGGTCGAAGGCGATGCCGAGGTTCGATGACGAGAATCTCGTGTCGTGCGCGGGGCTGGTGCCGGTGATGGCCTTGGCCGAGCAGGCTGGCCTGTCCGAGCTGATCTCGTCCAAGGTCGCGGTCGGCTCGGTGAGGGTGAAGTCGGCCGGCGTGAACCCGGCGGGCAAGATCACCTCGATCGTGGCGGGGATGGCTGCCGGCGCGGACTGCATCGACGATCTGGACGTGGTCCGTTCCGGCGGGATGGGCCGGTTGTTCGGCGGCGTGTATGCGCCGGCCACGCTGGGGCAGTTCCTGCGGGAGTTCACCCATGGCCATGCCCTGCAGTTGGCCTCGGTCGCGCGGGCGCATCTGGTCGGCCTCGTCACGACGACGGGGCTGTTGCCCGGGATCGGGACTCGGGCGTTCGTCGACATCGATTCGCTGCTGCGCCCGGTCTACGGGCACGCCAAGCAGGGCGCCAGCTTCGGGCACACCAAGATCGCCGGGCGGCAGGTGCTCCGCAAGGGCCTGTCGCCGCTGGCCACCAGCATCAGTACCGAGCACGGTGCGCCGGTGGTGGCCGGGATCCGGCTACGGGCCGGGCGGGCCGGTTCCGGGAAGGGCGCGGCGACGATGGTCGCCGAGGCGATCCGGACCGCCCGCGCCGCCGGCGCGGCGGGTGAGATCCTGGTCCGCGGTGATTCGGCCTACGGCAACAGCGTCGTCGTCGGCGCCTGCGTGAGGGCGGGGGCCCGGTTCTCCGTGGCGCTGACCAAGAACCGTGCGGTGAGCAGGGCGATCGCGACCATCCCCGCCGACGCGTGGACACCGGTGCACTACCCCGGCGCGGTCGTCGACCCGGACACCGGGCAGTTGATCTCCGACGCCCACGTCGCCGAAGTACCGTTCACCGCGTTCGGCTCCAAGGCCAAGAAGCACCAGGTCACCGCCCGGCTGATCGTGCGCCGGGTCCGCGACCGCGCCAAGACCGATGAACTGTTCCCGGTCTGGCGGCACCACCCGTTCTTCACCGACAACACCGAACCGACCGCCGACGCGGACATCACCCACCGCGCGCACGCGATCATCGAGACCGTGTTCGCCGACCTCATCGACGGGCCGCTGGCCCACCTGCCGTCTGGCCGGTTCGCCGCGAACGCCGCCTGGGCGACCTGCGCCGCGATGACCCACAACCTGCTCCGCGCCGCCGGCACCCTGACCAGTCCGCGGCATGCCGTCGCGCGCGGCGCGACACTGCGCCGACAGATCGTCACCGTGCCCGCCCGGCTGGCCCGCCCGCAACGCCGCCGCGTGTTGCACCTGCCCACGCACTGGCCCTGGGCCCAGCAGTGGACCCGCCTCTGGAACCACGTGCTCGCCACCGGGCCACCCGCCGCGGCGGCCTGA
- a CDS encoding Gfo/Idh/MocA family protein, with amino-acid sequence MVGLISDHVWPLIEALRDVDGVQLVAVAEPRSQLRTRLAATIPGVAEYESHSDLFDSADVEAILVCVDNAAKTEVVPAALERGIAVYQDKPLAATGTQAATIADAVRTTGGTVMCAFHTAFDPLYDEVGDLIRGGLIGRVRFARGLAGHAGFQAMGVSAEFADWLTDVKRGGGGSFVDQAGYLLTTLTDYLGPAARVVGFGARDDDDLPEGIEDGTAALVEFESGALGSVDTRWGQVGPLPLKYSFHGTAGTLTCYHDRYQVVTSERTVLAGWSSVPAPAGLSGWRRDVEPRTSYAAEAEHFVAHLRSGRGLKRAVSAASALHVQQIIDAYYASLSSGAVAGV; translated from the coding sequence GTGGTGGGCCTGATCAGTGACCATGTGTGGCCGCTGATCGAGGCACTCCGCGACGTCGACGGGGTGCAGCTGGTGGCAGTCGCGGAGCCGCGCTCTCAGTTGCGAACGCGGCTGGCGGCCACCATCCCCGGTGTCGCCGAGTACGAGTCGCACTCCGACCTCTTCGACTCCGCCGACGTCGAGGCGATCTTGGTGTGTGTCGACAACGCCGCCAAGACCGAGGTGGTGCCCGCCGCGCTGGAGCGCGGGATCGCCGTCTATCAGGACAAGCCGCTCGCGGCGACCGGGACGCAGGCGGCCACCATCGCCGACGCGGTGCGGACGACCGGCGGAACAGTGATGTGCGCGTTCCACACCGCGTTCGATCCGCTGTACGACGAGGTCGGTGACCTGATCAGAGGCGGCCTGATCGGTCGCGTGCGGTTCGCCCGCGGCCTGGCGGGGCACGCGGGGTTCCAGGCCATGGGAGTGTCGGCCGAGTTCGCGGACTGGCTGACCGACGTGAAGCGTGGTGGTGGCGGGTCCTTCGTCGACCAGGCCGGTTACCTCCTGACGACGCTGACCGACTATCTCGGCCCGGCCGCCCGGGTCGTCGGTTTCGGCGCGAGGGACGACGACGACCTGCCCGAGGGGATCGAGGACGGCACCGCTGCCCTGGTGGAGTTCGAGAGCGGTGCGCTGGGCTCTGTCGACACCCGGTGGGGTCAGGTCGGGCCGCTTCCGCTGAAGTACTCCTTCCACGGCACCGCCGGCACGCTGACCTGTTACCACGACCGATACCAGGTGGTGACCAGTGAACGGACCGTACTGGCCGGCTGGTCGTCAGTCCCCGCGCCGGCCGGATTGTCCGGCTGGCGGCGCGATGTGGAGCCTCGGACGAGCTACGCCGCGGAAGCGGAACACTTTGTGGCACACCTCCGGTCGGGACGTGGCTTGAAGAGGGCCGTGTCGGCGGCATCCGCCCTTCACGTCCAGCAGATCATCGACGCCTACTATGCGTCGTTGAGCAGTGGGGCCGTGGCCGGGGTGTGA
- a CDS encoding FadR/GntR family transcriptional regulator, translating into MTIRPVEQRRASEVVRSQLIDLIESGEYALNDRLPSEAELAQSFSVSRSVIREALHSLNALGLTKSYAGKGTFVASRQLSSKLLIGRYLPSQLSEVRRALEVPSARLAAERRTEGDLQTLEELVQRFGATTDAAKRVQVDADFHISIAGATNNPLFQRLIADLRAVLQEQALRLTTIKGRPGQAHKEHMAIYAAIAAGDGMAAARAMEAHLDAVEEGLGHRES; encoded by the coding sequence GTGACGATCAGACCTGTGGAGCAACGGCGTGCCTCAGAGGTTGTGAGGAGCCAGCTCATCGATCTGATCGAGAGTGGCGAGTACGCCCTGAACGACCGGCTCCCCTCCGAGGCGGAGCTGGCCCAGTCGTTTTCCGTCAGTCGCTCCGTGATCCGCGAGGCGCTGCACAGCCTGAATGCGCTCGGCCTGACCAAGTCCTATGCGGGCAAGGGCACGTTCGTCGCGTCGAGGCAGCTCAGCTCCAAGCTGCTGATCGGACGCTATCTCCCGTCCCAGCTCAGCGAGGTGCGCAGGGCGCTGGAGGTTCCGTCGGCCCGTCTCGCGGCAGAGCGGCGGACGGAAGGCGACCTTCAGACACTCGAAGAACTGGTGCAGCGATTCGGCGCGACAACCGACGCCGCCAAGCGGGTGCAGGTCGACGCCGACTTCCACATCAGCATCGCGGGGGCCACCAACAACCCGCTCTTCCAACGGCTGATCGCTGATCTACGCGCCGTGCTCCAGGAGCAGGCCTTGCGCCTCACCACCATCAAGGGCCGGCCCGGCCAGGCGCACAAGGAGCACATGGCCATCTACGCGGCCATCGCCGCCGGAGACGGGATGGCCGCCGCCCGCGCCATGGAGGCGCACCTCGACGCCGTCGAGGAGGGCCTCGGCCATCGCGAGAGCTGA
- a CDS encoding DJ-1/PfpI family protein, with amino-acid sequence MSLEGRKIAVLAAGGYQELELWYPVLRAREDGASVYVLSSDPAGVTSNLGYPLIPDAAGADAADVDAVVLAGTVTGVPAYSDEQRAFVRAAHQGTARIYSVGTATTAVASILASIRGLAGWSFGVVTKKVPSVQGGSGLSRS; translated from the coding sequence ATGTCGTTGGAAGGTCGGAAGATCGCGGTGCTCGCCGCGGGCGGATACCAGGAGCTCGAGCTCTGGTACCCGGTACTACGGGCGCGGGAGGACGGCGCGAGTGTCTACGTTCTCAGCTCGGACCCAGCCGGCGTCACGAGCAACCTCGGCTATCCGCTGATTCCAGACGCAGCGGGCGCGGACGCCGCCGATGTGGACGCCGTCGTTCTCGCCGGCACGGTCACCGGGGTACCTGCCTACTCCGACGAGCAGCGTGCTTTCGTCCGCGCGGCCCATCAGGGCACAGCGCGCATCTATTCGGTGGGCACGGCGACGACGGCGGTCGCCTCGATCTTAGCCTCGATCCGTGGACTGGCTGGCTGGTCGTTCGGTGTGGTGACGAAGAAAGTGCCTTCTGTGCAGGGAGGATCTGGATTGTCTAGGTCCTGA